The following are encoded together in the Desulfovibrio aminophilus genome:
- a CDS encoding mechanosensitive ion channel family protein yields the protein MNTESAADLSRLLAQFWAWLQANLLSWAGVVQLAALLAALCVSWVLWGLARGRVRAWLSRPIPAGLAVLANNAGRSVWPLFFVVCCGAVGAALDGLHRPHQLTDMAVSLTLAWVIIRLFTSLIESRFWARMVAAIVWSLAVLDAIGLLKPATAFLDSLAVTLGEARISLWGVLKAVVVLVVALEAAVLVVRFVESRASRSSEMSPSLRVLVVKGARIGLYALAGLIALSSMGVNLTSLAVVGGALGVGIGFGLQKIFSNLVSGVILLLDKSIKPGDIIEIGGNVGEIQTLSTRYALLRTLGGKEILVPNEDLISGQVINWTRTDRKLWVSVPVGVAYDADVPLAMRLMVEAARSVDRILKDPEPSAHLTDFGDNSVNLAVGFWIKDPENGLMGLKTDVNLAIWERFLANKIEIPFPQRDIHVKSLPEGWGK from the coding sequence ATGAACACCGAGTCCGCGGCCGATCTTTCCCGGCTTCTCGCCCAATTCTGGGCCTGGCTCCAGGCGAACCTCCTGTCCTGGGCCGGGGTGGTCCAGCTGGCGGCCCTGCTGGCCGCGCTGTGCGTGTCCTGGGTGCTCTGGGGCCTGGCGCGCGGCAGGGTGCGGGCCTGGCTCTCGCGCCCCATTCCCGCCGGGCTGGCGGTCCTGGCCAACAACGCCGGGCGCTCGGTCTGGCCGCTGTTCTTCGTGGTCTGCTGCGGCGCTGTCGGCGCGGCCCTGGACGGCCTGCACCGGCCGCACCAGCTCACCGACATGGCCGTGTCCCTGACCCTGGCCTGGGTCATCATCCGCCTGTTCACCTCGCTCATCGAAAGCCGCTTTTGGGCCCGCATGGTGGCCGCCATCGTCTGGTCCCTGGCCGTGCTGGACGCCATCGGGCTGCTCAAGCCCGCCACGGCCTTCCTGGACTCCCTGGCCGTGACCCTGGGCGAGGCGCGGATTTCGCTCTGGGGCGTGCTCAAGGCCGTGGTGGTGCTCGTGGTGGCCCTGGAGGCCGCGGTGCTCGTGGTGCGTTTCGTGGAGAGCCGGGCGTCCCGTTCCTCAGAGATGTCGCCGTCGCTGCGGGTGCTGGTGGTCAAGGGCGCGCGCATCGGGCTCTACGCCCTGGCCGGGCTCATCGCCCTGTCGAGCATGGGCGTGAACCTCACCAGCTTGGCGGTTGTCGGCGGCGCGCTCGGCGTGGGCATCGGCTTCGGGCTTCAGAAAATCTTCTCCAACCTCGTGTCCGGCGTGATCCTGCTCCTGGACAAGTCCATCAAGCCCGGGGACATCATCGAGATCGGCGGCAACGTGGGCGAGATTCAGACCCTGAGCACGCGCTACGCCCTGCTGCGCACCCTGGGCGGCAAGGAAATCCTCGTGCCCAACGAGGACCTCATCAGCGGCCAGGTCATCAACTGGACGCGCACGGACCGCAAGTTGTGGGTTTCGGTGCCCGTGGGCGTGGCCTACGACGCGGACGTGCCGCTGGCCATGCGGCTCATGGTCGAGGCGGCCCGGTCAGTGGACCGCATCCTCAAGGACCCGGAGCCCTCGGCGCACCTCACGGACTTCGGGGACAACAGCGTGAACCTGGCCGTGGGGTTCTGGATCAAGGACCCGGAGAACGGGCTCATGGGACTCAAGACGGACGTGAACCTGGCCATCTGGGAACGCTTCCTGGCCAACAAGATCGAGATTCCCTTCCCCCAGCGCGACATCCACGTGAAGTCCCTGCCCGAAGGGTGGGGGAAGTAA
- a CDS encoding Fur family transcriptional regulator: MNVRARLNRAGLAATAHRVQALRALAEAGRPLTPQELLALVDGGMNRVTLYRILDLFVEHGLVRRHSAGERALRYCLEASPETKGHGHFHCNRCGRTECLPPSILDLEALSRGVPFRIERAEVRFDGVCEDCLKNGD, translated from the coding sequence ATGAATGTGAGGGCGCGTCTCAACCGGGCCGGGCTGGCGGCCACGGCCCACCGGGTCCAGGCGCTGCGCGCGCTGGCCGAGGCGGGCCGGCCCCTCACGCCCCAGGAGCTGCTGGCCCTGGTGGACGGGGGCATGAACCGCGTGACCCTCTACCGCATCCTGGACCTCTTCGTGGAGCACGGCCTGGTCCGGCGGCACAGCGCGGGCGAACGGGCCCTGCGCTACTGTCTGGAGGCTTCACCGGAGACCAAGGGCCACGGCCACTTCCACTGCAACCGCTGCGGCCGCACCGAATGTCTGCCGCCCTCGATCCTGGACCTGGAGGCCCTGTCCCGGGGCGTTCCGTTCCGCATCGAGCGCGCCGAGGTGCGCTTCGACGGCGTCTGCGAGGACTGTCTCAAAAACGGCGACTGA
- a CDS encoding EAL domain-containing protein, with protein MRWGLRKSTLAVIGLLFALVTAGLLLLSNGILQSRFLALEEDTARDNLRRGVNSLALTLEDLGSLAKDWAWWDDTSRFARTGAEEYVESNLTPTTFATQKLNLFLVYNAAGGLVWGRYADEDGNLSFAPAEALAFMAQRVLPGGSRFAADGFAGYMVLPERVFQVSCQRILDSNRQGPPAGWLIAGREISRAFVTRLSETLQLPLALGRESAPTLVPSEDSILASTSITDLDGNPSLTVSVRTRRDMRQAGAEATRSILLSILFTGLVLAGLTMFFLERRVLARVSRLERQVAAAGGGGQAPVSLDGDDELSSLARSIEGMFRERRENEKFLSLLLDSLRVGVILVEADTRRVAEINALACGLAGRPRGEIVGRPCHGLLCPNGAGACPILDRGKDGGDAFKCRLQLPDGGRMEILKSVARLSLKGRDYLLETFVDISELEKARHALADSEERYRALFMNTGTAGMLIEADTRIRLANAEFANLAGFASADEAVGRKWTEFFHPDDVPRMLEYHAMRRKGPGLAPRNYEARVVNRRGEVREVFMTVAVIPGSDMSVASITDITDRKRAERELERQAFHDELTGLPNRQLFHDRLRRAMLASGRSGTQVGLLLLDLDDFKHVNDTLGHSAGDKVLRMAAERFAGVLRREDTLARLGGDEFAVVVENLEEGIDPLTRIAGSLLEVMDRPFQLDDHEFSLGVSVGIAVHPLDADTAERLVQNADLAMYRAKESGKNTFSLYKRSLNEQAARRLTLETDLRRALAEERLTVFFQPKVDMDGGSVVGMEALVRWREPDGSLRPPAAFIDFAESSGLIVPIDLFVLEAACRQAVRWAEMGFGELTLAVNLSAQHFRRDDLPLRVAEVLERTGLPSRRLELEITETAVLKNFGAARAVMEHLHGRGVSFALDDFGTGYSSLSYLMSLPLQAIKVDKSFVDRVGEDSGRGGALVRTILSMAEGLGLSTVAEGVETREQADFLLGAGCRLAQGYHYAPPLPAEEFEKLLRGGPLGGKRP; from the coding sequence ATGCGTTGGGGACTGCGCAAGTCCACCCTGGCCGTCATCGGCCTGCTTTTCGCCCTGGTCACGGCGGGCCTGCTCCTTTTGTCCAACGGCATCCTGCAAAGCCGCTTCCTGGCCCTGGAGGAGGACACCGCCCGGGACAATCTGCGGCGGGGCGTGAACTCCCTGGCCCTGACCCTCGAGGACCTGGGCTCCCTGGCCAAGGACTGGGCCTGGTGGGACGACACCTCCCGCTTCGCCCGCACCGGCGCCGAGGAATACGTCGAGTCCAACCTGACCCCCACGACCTTCGCGACCCAGAAGCTCAACCTGTTCCTGGTCTACAACGCGGCCGGCGGCCTCGTCTGGGGCCGCTATGCCGACGAGGACGGCAACCTCTCCTTCGCGCCGGCCGAGGCCCTGGCCTTCATGGCCCAGCGCGTGCTGCCCGGGGGGAGCCGTTTCGCGGCCGACGGCTTCGCCGGATACATGGTGCTGCCGGAGCGGGTCTTCCAGGTCTCCTGCCAGCGCATCCTGGACAGCAACCGCCAGGGGCCTCCGGCGGGCTGGCTGATCGCGGGCCGGGAAATCTCCCGGGCCTTCGTCACCCGGCTGTCCGAAACCCTGCAGCTGCCCCTGGCCCTGGGTCGGGAATCGGCCCCGACCCTGGTCCCGTCCGAGGACAGCATCCTGGCCTCGACGTCGATCACGGATCTGGACGGCAATCCGTCCCTGACCGTCTCCGTGCGCACGCGTCGCGACATGCGCCAGGCGGGTGCGGAGGCCACGCGGAGCATCCTCCTTTCGATCCTGTTCACCGGCCTGGTTCTGGCGGGCCTGACCATGTTCTTCCTCGAACGCCGGGTGCTGGCCCGCGTGTCCCGCCTGGAACGCCAGGTAGCCGCGGCGGGCGGCGGAGGCCAGGCCCCGGTGTCCCTGGACGGCGACGACGAGCTGTCCAGTCTGGCCCGGAGCATCGAGGGCATGTTCCGGGAGCGCCGGGAAAACGAGAAGTTTCTCTCCCTGCTTCTGGACTCCCTGCGCGTGGGCGTGATCCTGGTGGAGGCCGACACCCGCCGCGTGGCCGAGATCAACGCCCTGGCCTGCGGGTTGGCGGGCCGTCCGCGCGGGGAGATCGTGGGCCGCCCCTGCCACGGCCTGCTCTGTCCCAACGGGGCCGGAGCCTGTCCGATCCTGGACCGGGGCAAGGACGGAGGCGACGCCTTCAAGTGCCGGCTTCAGCTCCCCGACGGCGGGCGCATGGAGATCCTCAAGTCCGTGGCCCGGCTGTCCCTCAAGGGTCGGGACTACCTCCTGGAAACCTTCGTGGACATCAGCGAGCTGGAGAAGGCCCGGCACGCCCTGGCGGACTCCGAGGAACGCTATCGCGCCCTGTTCATGAACACCGGCACGGCGGGCATGCTCATCGAGGCGGACACCCGCATCCGGCTGGCCAATGCGGAGTTCGCCAATCTGGCGGGCTTCGCCTCGGCCGACGAGGCCGTGGGCCGCAAGTGGACCGAGTTCTTCCATCCCGACGACGTGCCGCGCATGCTGGAGTATCACGCCATGCGCCGCAAGGGTCCCGGACTGGCCCCGCGCAACTATGAGGCCCGGGTGGTGAACCGCCGGGGCGAGGTCCGCGAAGTGTTCATGACCGTGGCCGTGATTCCGGGATCGGACATGAGCGTGGCCTCCATCACGGACATCACGGACCGCAAGCGGGCCGAGCGCGAACTGGAGCGCCAGGCCTTCCACGACGAGCTCACCGGCCTGCCCAATCGCCAGCTGTTCCATGACCGCCTGCGGCGGGCCATGCTGGCCTCCGGGCGTTCGGGCACGCAGGTGGGGCTCCTGCTCCTGGACCTGGACGACTTCAAGCACGTCAACGACACGCTGGGGCATTCCGCCGGGGACAAGGTCCTGCGCATGGCGGCCGAGCGGTTCGCCGGGGTGCTGCGCCGGGAGGACACCCTGGCGCGGCTGGGCGGGGACGAGTTCGCCGTGGTGGTCGAGAACCTGGAGGAGGGCATCGATCCGCTCACGCGCATCGCCGGGAGTCTGCTGGAGGTCATGGATCGTCCGTTTCAGTTGGACGACCACGAGTTCTCCCTGGGCGTGAGCGTGGGCATCGCGGTCCATCCCCTGGACGCGGACACGGCGGAGCGGCTCGTGCAGAACGCCGACCTGGCCATGTACCGGGCCAAGGAGTCGGGCAAGAACACCTTCAGCCTGTACAAGCGGAGCCTCAACGAGCAGGCCGCGCGGCGGCTGACCCTGGAGACGGACCTGCGCCGGGCCCTGGCCGAGGAGCGCCTGACCGTCTTCTTCCAGCCCAAGGTGGACATGGACGGCGGTTCCGTGGTGGGCATGGAGGCCCTGGTGCGCTGGCGGGAGCCCGACGGCTCGCTGCGGCCTCCGGCGGCGTTCATCGACTTCGCGGAGAGCAGCGGGCTCATCGTGCCCATCGACCTGTTCGTGCTGGAGGCCGCCTGCCGCCAGGCCGTGCGTTGGGCCGAGATGGGTTTCGGCGAGCTGACCCTGGCTGTGAACCTTTCGGCCCAGCACTTCCGGCGCGACGACCTGCCCCTGCGGGTTGCCGAGGTCCTTGAGCGCACGGGCCTGCCGTCGCGCCGCCTGGAGCTGGAGATCACCGAGACGGCCGTGCTCAAGAATTTCGGCGCGGCCCGGGCCGTGATGGAGCATCTCCACGGCCGGGGCGTGTCCTTCGCCCTGGATGACTTCGGCACCGGCTATTCGTCCCTGAGCTATCTCATGTCCCTGCCGCTGCAGGCCATCAAGGTGGACAAGAGCTTCGTGGACCGCGTCGGCGAGGACAGCGGCCGGGGCGGGGCGCTGGTGCGCACCATCCTGTCCATGGCCGAGGGTCTCGGCCTGTCCACCGTGGCCGAGGGCGTGGAGACGCGGGAGCAGGCGGACTTCCTGCTCGGCGCGGGCTGCCGCCTGGCCCAGGGCTACCACTACGCCCCGCCGCTCCCGGCGGAGGAATTCGAAAAGCTCCTGCGCGGCGGGCCGCTCGGCGGCAAGCGCCCCTAG
- a CDS encoding metal ABC transporter solute-binding protein, Zn/Mn family, with translation MKRLLPVLVLALLWACPAWADKLPVAVGIEPMKYFVDRIGGDLVETTVMVPAGSDPHTYEPKPSQMRAISSAALYFALGLEFEEAWVPRFQAANPRLKVVRADFGIRKLPMAEHHHHGGEGAAHEEHHGGHAEADDPHVWTAPPLVKFIAEHILESLSGADPANAVTYRHNEADFLRELDQLDAEIRAALKGVPKNRRTFLVFHPSWGYFAQTYGLTQEAVEIEGKEPGPKELAHMVEEARKDGITVVFVQPQFSQRTAETIARAIGGTVAVADPLAGNWAENLREVAKAFRTSMKK, from the coding sequence ATGAAACGCCTGCTCCCCGTCCTCGTCCTCGCCCTGCTCTGGGCCTGCCCGGCCTGGGCCGACAAGCTGCCCGTGGCCGTGGGCATCGAACCCATGAAATACTTCGTGGACAGGATCGGCGGCGATCTGGTGGAGACCACGGTCATGGTTCCGGCGGGCTCGGACCCGCACACCTACGAACCCAAGCCCTCGCAGATGCGCGCCATCTCCTCGGCCGCGCTCTACTTCGCCCTGGGCCTGGAGTTCGAGGAGGCCTGGGTGCCCCGCTTCCAGGCCGCCAACCCCAGGCTCAAGGTGGTCCGCGCGGACTTCGGCATCCGCAAGCTGCCCATGGCCGAGCATCACCACCACGGCGGCGAGGGCGCGGCCCATGAAGAACACCACGGCGGCCACGCGGAAGCCGACGACCCGCACGTCTGGACCGCGCCGCCCCTGGTCAAGTTCATCGCCGAGCACATCCTGGAGTCCCTGTCCGGGGCCGATCCGGCCAACGCCGTGACCTACCGCCACAACGAGGCCGACTTCCTGCGCGAGCTGGACCAGCTCGACGCCGAGATCCGCGCCGCGCTCAAGGGCGTGCCCAAGAACCGCCGGACCTTCCTCGTCTTCCATCCCTCCTGGGGCTACTTCGCCCAGACCTACGGCCTGACCCAGGAGGCCGTGGAGATCGAGGGCAAGGAGCCCGGGCCCAAGGAGCTGGCGCACATGGTTGAGGAGGCCAGGAAGGACGGCATCACGGTGGTCTTCGTCCAGCCGCAGTTCTCCCAACGCACGGCCGAGACCATCGCCCGGGCCATCGGCGGGACCGTGGCCGTGGCCGACCCGCTGGCCGGGAACTGGGCCGAGAACCTGCGCGAGGTGGCCAAGGCCTTCCGAACGAGCATGAAGAAGTAA
- a CDS encoding HU family DNA-binding protein has protein sequence MSKRMIVDGMLESGVFPNKAAAETAYDAVVESLVEALGAAQDVELRPFGSFRVVERKARAGRNPRTGESVTIPARRAVVFRAGAQMREAQRQGQEWLGLKTYSLLLESQVREARAFLKRHKVQAKAERYAKEAAERLTKLTDEASARLKDYGRAGKPAWDELRQGLERAYGELKSAFLKARDKF, from the coding sequence ATGAGCAAACGGATGATCGTGGACGGCATGCTGGAAAGCGGCGTTTTTCCGAACAAGGCGGCGGCCGAGACGGCCTATGACGCCGTGGTGGAGAGCCTGGTCGAGGCATTGGGCGCGGCCCAGGACGTGGAGCTGCGGCCCTTCGGCTCGTTCCGCGTGGTCGAACGCAAGGCCAGGGCCGGCCGCAATCCCCGCACCGGCGAGTCCGTGACCATCCCGGCGCGCCGCGCCGTGGTCTTCCGGGCCGGGGCCCAGATGCGCGAGGCCCAGCGCCAGGGTCAGGAATGGCTGGGCCTGAAGACCTATTCCCTGCTCCTGGAATCCCAGGTACGCGAGGCCCGGGCCTTTCTCAAGCGCCACAAGGTCCAGGCCAAGGCCGAACGCTACGCCAAGGAGGCCGCCGAGCGCCTGACCAAGCTCACGGACGAGGCCTCGGCCCGGCTCAAGGATTACGGCCGCGCGGGCAAGCCCGCCTGGGACGAACTGCGCCAGGGCCTGGAGCGGGCCTACGGGGAGCTGAAGTCGGCCTTTCTCAAGGCCCGGGACAAGTTCTAG
- a CDS encoding 4-hydroxybenzoate octaprenyltransferase, with product MSKFFSILRMVKIEHSIFALPFAYSGLFLAAGGLPGWWPLVVLTAAMIAVRSFAMAANRYLDLDIDRENPRTQDRPLVTGELTKGFTLAFIGGCALVFVGTTALMNPLCLKLAIPALLWSGFYSLTKRFTWLCHYVLGSVLGLAPIAGWISLKPEFAWTWLLLALAVTLWVAGFDILYACQDVEFDRSKGLKSMPACLGLERALRLARDGHMAAAGLFLLAGMTANLRWSYFVVALLIGGILWFEHRLIKPDDLSRVNLAFFTLNGFVAILLFAGVLLGL from the coding sequence ATGTCCAAGTTTTTTTCGATCCTGCGCATGGTCAAGATCGAACATTCGATCTTCGCCCTGCCGTTCGCCTATTCGGGCCTGTTCCTGGCGGCCGGAGGCCTGCCGGGCTGGTGGCCGCTCGTCGTGCTCACCGCGGCCATGATCGCGGTGCGCTCCTTCGCCATGGCCGCCAACCGCTACCTGGATCTGGACATCGACCGCGAGAATCCGCGCACCCAGGACCGGCCCCTGGTCACCGGCGAGCTGACCAAGGGCTTCACCCTGGCCTTCATCGGCGGCTGCGCCCTGGTCTTCGTGGGGACCACGGCGCTCATGAACCCGCTTTGCCTCAAGCTCGCGATTCCGGCCCTGCTCTGGTCCGGGTTCTATTCCCTGACCAAGCGCTTCACCTGGCTCTGCCACTACGTGCTCGGCTCGGTGCTCGGGCTCGCGCCCATCGCGGGCTGGATCAGCCTCAAGCCCGAGTTCGCCTGGACCTGGCTCCTCCTGGCCCTGGCCGTGACCCTCTGGGTGGCCGGGTTCGACATCCTCTACGCCTGCCAGGACGTGGAGTTCGACCGCTCCAAGGGGCTCAAGTCCATGCCCGCCTGCCTGGGCCTGGAGCGGGCCCTGCGCCTGGCCCGCGACGGCCACATGGCCGCGGCCGGGCTGTTCCTCCTGGCCGGAATGACGGCCAACCTGCGCTGGTCCTATTTCGTCGTGGCCCTGCTCATCGGGGGCATCCTCTGGTTCGAGCACCGGCTCATCAAGCCGGACGACCTCTCGCGGGTCAACTTGGCCTTCTTCACCCTCAACGGCTTCGTGGCCATCCTGCTCTTCGCCGGTGTGCTCCTGGGGCTGTAG
- a CDS encoding hydantoinase/oxoprolinase family protein, with the protein MLLGIDVGGTHTDAVAVDRNGVAASCKVRTDHADLLVSVRGALENILSRVDRAQVRRLNLSTTLSTNAIVEGRTEEVGVLLIPGPGIDPYNAMLCRHFHVLSGSIDHRGTEVKRLDQAEVAAAVDSCLKADIRVFAVAGKFSTRNPRHENAVRLALCRGEGACARADFLTLGHELGGRLNFPRRTATAFFNGAVWRLYNRFADAVEKTLADLNLGHVKVNVLKADGGTFPLALSRRMPVQSIFSGPAASVMGIIALCDITHDSVILDIGGTTTDIAVFAGGAPLVEQDGIHIGSHPTLVRALKVHSIGIGGDSALTVLNGVVRVGPNRLGPAVAEGGSVPTLVDALNAAGLCALGDAEASRSALAVLARTHGREPEALAKEAVDAAAGSIHAAVREMTAEINDRPVYTIHELLEGRRIVPKKVYVMGGPAEVMKMPLFRKFQLSTEVPPDYAVANAVGAALTRSTWDLELFADTEKNVLFIPSLQHRENIPRTYTLEEAKRDAVRHLLGHLGSLGVVLDSAEAQITRADSFNMVDGLATVGRNIRVKCQVKPGVAFRLTGRA; encoded by the coding sequence ATGCTGCTTGGAATCGACGTGGGCGGCACGCACACCGACGCCGTTGCCGTGGACCGCAACGGCGTGGCCGCCTCCTGCAAGGTGCGCACGGATCACGCCGACCTGCTCGTCTCGGTGCGCGGGGCCCTGGAGAACATCCTCTCCCGGGTGGACCGCGCCCAGGTCCGCCGCCTGAACCTCTCCACCACCCTGTCCACCAACGCCATCGTCGAGGGCCGCACCGAGGAGGTGGGCGTGCTGCTCATCCCCGGCCCGGGCATCGACCCTTACAACGCCATGCTCTGCCGCCACTTCCACGTGCTCTCGGGCTCCATCGACCACCGGGGCACGGAAGTGAAGCGCCTGGACCAGGCCGAGGTGGCGGCGGCCGTGGACTCCTGCCTCAAGGCCGACATCCGGGTCTTCGCCGTGGCGGGCAAGTTCTCCACCCGCAACCCGCGCCACGAGAACGCCGTGCGCCTGGCCCTGTGCCGGGGCGAAGGGGCTTGCGCCCGGGCGGACTTCCTGACCCTGGGCCACGAGCTGGGCGGCCGCCTGAACTTTCCCCGCCGCACGGCCACGGCCTTCTTCAACGGCGCGGTCTGGCGGCTCTACAACCGCTTCGCCGACGCGGTGGAGAAGACCCTGGCCGACCTGAACCTCGGGCACGTGAAGGTCAACGTGCTCAAGGCCGACGGCGGCACCTTCCCCCTGGCCCTCTCCCGCAGGATGCCCGTGCAGTCCATCTTCTCCGGACCGGCGGCCAGCGTCATGGGCATCATCGCGCTCTGCGACATCACCCACGACTCCGTGATCCTGGATATCGGCGGCACCACCACGGACATCGCCGTCTTCGCGGGCGGCGCGCCCCTGGTGGAGCAGGACGGCATCCACATCGGCTCCCACCCCACCCTGGTGCGGGCCCTCAAGGTCCACTCCATCGGCATCGGAGGCGACTCGGCCCTGACCGTGCTGAACGGGGTCGTGCGCGTGGGGCCGAACCGCCTGGGGCCGGCGGTGGCCGAGGGCGGGAGCGTTCCGACCCTGGTGGACGCCCTGAACGCCGCCGGGCTCTGCGCCCTGGGCGACGCCGAGGCCTCGCGCTCGGCCCTGGCCGTCCTGGCCCGGACCCACGGCCGGGAGCCGGAAGCATTGGCCAAGGAGGCCGTGGACGCGGCGGCCGGGTCCATCCACGCCGCCGTGCGCGAGATGACCGCCGAGATCAACGACCGGCCCGTGTACACCATCCACGAACTGCTGGAGGGCCGCCGCATCGTGCCCAAGAAGGTCTACGTCATGGGCGGCCCGGCCGAGGTCATGAAGATGCCCCTGTTCCGCAAGTTCCAGCTCTCCACCGAGGTCCCGCCGGACTACGCCGTGGCCAACGCCGTGGGCGCGGCCCTCACCCGCAGCACCTGGGACCTGGAGCTGTTCGCGGACACGGAGAAGAACGTGCTCTTCATCCCCTCGCTCCAGCACCGCGAAAACATCCCGCGCACCTACACCCTGGAAGAGGCCAAACGCGACGCCGTGCGCCACCTCCTGGGCCACCTGGGCTCCCTGGGCGTGGTCCTGGACTCGGCCGAGGCCCAGATCACCCGGGCCGACTCCTTCAACATGGTGGACGGGCTCGCCACCGTGGGCCGCAACATCCGCGTCAAGTGCCAGGTCAAGCCGGGCGTGGCTTTCCGCCTGACCGGGAGGGCCTGA
- a CDS encoding histone deacetylase has protein sequence MLKAVNSLGIIFFPAFDWSISPTHPEREERLLYTQDQLKEEGLFDIEGIREYKPGVASVEDVERAHFCFPEVDAVTTRSHLISAGGAITAAKLVMDKVHDRAFALVRPPGHHAMKVVHGSRGFCNINIEAVMIEWLREHYGVRRIAVVDTDCHHGDGTQDIYWHDPDVLFISLHQDGRTLYPGTGFPKECGGPTALGRTINIPLPPGASDEGLLMALDRVVLPILADFQPEIIVNSAGQDNHFSDPITNMNITAQGYAELNRRLAPHLAVLEGGYAIQGALPYVNLGICLAMAGLDSSGVREPGFDPERLRQPRKVTDYIAEVCEIAGGLYFNPPKEPKDGVFADKWFVRRKNIYYDTDEITEAQTEMLRLCGNCRGLLKIESRSTNNPLCLGLEIPFHACDECRDLGYKILEESQLKGEFRYIQFVNKREKEFVRYGF, from the coding sequence ATGCTGAAAGCCGTCAACTCCCTGGGGATCATCTTCTTCCCGGCCTTCGACTGGAGCATCTCGCCCACCCACCCGGAGCGCGAGGAGCGCCTGCTCTACACCCAGGACCAGCTCAAGGAGGAAGGGCTCTTCGACATCGAGGGCATCCGGGAATACAAGCCCGGCGTGGCCTCGGTGGAGGACGTGGAGCGGGCCCACTTCTGCTTCCCGGAGGTGGACGCCGTGACCACGCGTTCGCACCTCATCTCCGCCGGAGGCGCGATCACGGCCGCGAAGCTCGTCATGGACAAGGTCCACGACCGGGCCTTCGCCCTGGTGCGGCCCCCGGGCCACCACGCCATGAAGGTGGTCCACGGCTCGCGCGGCTTCTGCAACATCAACATCGAAGCCGTGATGATCGAATGGCTGCGGGAGCATTACGGCGTGCGGCGCATCGCGGTGGTGGACACGGACTGCCACCACGGCGACGGCACCCAGGACATCTACTGGCACGACCCGGACGTACTCTTCATCTCCCTGCACCAGGACGGCCGGACGCTTTACCCCGGTACGGGCTTTCCCAAGGAGTGCGGCGGCCCCACGGCCCTGGGCCGGACCATCAACATCCCCCTGCCCCCGGGCGCCTCGGACGAGGGCCTGCTCATGGCCCTGGACCGGGTCGTGCTGCCCATCCTGGCGGACTTCCAGCCCGAGATCATCGTCAATTCCGCCGGGCAGGACAACCATTTCTCGGACCCGATCACGAACATGAACATCACGGCCCAGGGCTACGCCGAACTGAACCGCAGGCTCGCCCCGCACCTCGCGGTGCTGGAGGGCGGCTACGCCATCCAGGGCGCGCTGCCCTACGTGAACCTGGGCATCTGCCTGGCCATGGCCGGGCTGGACTCCAGCGGGGTGCGCGAGCCGGGCTTCGACCCGGAGCGCCTGCGCCAGCCGCGCAAGGTCACGGACTACATCGCGGAGGTCTGCGAGATCGCGGGCGGACTCTACTTCAACCCGCCCAAGGAGCCCAAGGACGGCGTGTTCGCGGACAAGTGGTTCGTGCGGCGCAAAAACATCTATTACGACACGGACGAGATCACCGAGGCCCAGACCGAGATGCTGCGCCTCTGCGGCAACTGCCGGGGCCTGTTGAAGATCGAGTCGCGCTCGACCAACAACCCGCTCTGCCTGGGCCTGGAAATCCCGTTCCACGCCTGCGACGAATGCCGCGACCTGGGCTATAAAATTCTGGAAGAGTCACAACTGAAGGGCGAATTCAGGTATATCCAGTTCGTGAACAAGCGGGAGAAAGAGTTCGTGAGGTATGGATTCTAA